One Huiozyma naganishii CBS 8797 chromosome 5, complete genome DNA segment encodes these proteins:
- the MPH1 gene encoding 3'-5' DNA helicase (similar to Saccharomyces cerevisiae MPH1 (YIR002C); ancestral locus Anc_7.153): protein MDHEDLDLLNDDEEFDELYEKTVNRTVVETTTRRSVPVQRDLMNNVLPGEVPFYNEVHREVSYGPSHHSFRTEELDYYVYPTNLQKRTYQYDIVRESLLQNVLCAIPTGMGKTFIASTVMLNFFRWTKTAKIIFMAPTRPLVAQQIQACLGITDIPNDETAILLDKSRKNRETIWKEKRVFFATPQVVENDLKRGVLDPKEIICIVIDEAHRGIGSYAYANVVQFIDRFNTSYRVLALTATPGATLENVQEVVDKLNISKIELRTEESADVLRYMKEKHKEKITVGLSMEIEDIIEQLGIAIMPVLKQAIELEIYDHCAPSQINAFVAMQKSQKIITNPSIPEGIKWRDFFILQLLNHMGQMLKRIKIYGIRTFYSYFKNKYNEFTTKYNLGKSTNKIAASFYYHPILRTLRKQCDAYLEDPKFLGHDKLQHIRDELAEFFSEGNATMSRVIIFTELRESALEIVKCVDAMDDHHIRPHIFIGQARAKEGFDDVEFKRKNQPKGRKKVDRLKRQEEDAEIERERQKKKDQEKLERSASRTGSSEDAQINGMTQKQQKDIIHRFKQGEYNVLICTSIGEEGLDIGEVDLIICYDTTSSPIKNIQRMGRTGRKRHGRIMLLFSSNEERKFEKAMEDYSNLQKLIGQNYITYKKSDRILPPEITPRCVEEFIPINEQNEEVSHMGDTDEVIRYATQCMLGKKPKLKEKKKVKKPEPPKSIKRFFMPSNVETGIVPASNLVEKCVIDSTGKKIVVDGKINNVTREPVKEIKTEGTRRIVDLIAEDSISDNDVDLHAIDDANLKKRNVCKPSTTVDKKRKIQQQPTAPSKGEELTAIKSPQSLPRELPVLTPSEREYFETHYRPEASVSIDLVPHLDFATKTGQVGHSSLVSSIISLASRLKNNDRSTVIDMNRTKCIARGLQSGVVKEDNSELSIMDEPNSSASFPNTSVVTGSQLMADKKPLDKTTQAILDQLLDSDSDLEL, encoded by the coding sequence ATGGACCACGAGGACCTCGATTTACTCaatgacgatgaggagtTTGATGAGTTATATGAGAAAACAGTGAATCGGACAGTGGTGGAAACAACAACGCGACGGTCCGTACCGGTCCAGCGAGATCTGATGAATAACGTGCTTCCCGGAGAGGTTCCCTTTTACAATGAGGTGCACAGAGAGGTCAGTTATGGACCGAGCCACCATTCCTTTCGGACGGAGGAATTGGACTACTACGTGTATCCTACAAACttacagaagagaacatACCAGTACGATATCGTGAGGGAATCACTGCTGCAGAATGTACTCTGTGCCATTCCGACAGGGATGGGAAAGACGTTTATTGCGTCTACTGTGATGCTCAATTTCTTTCGGTGGACCAAGACTGCTAAGATTATTTTCATGGCACCGACGCGACCTCTTGTGGCGCAACAGATTCAAGCATGTCTCGGAATTACAGATATACCGAATGATGAAACAGCTATTTTGTTGGATAAGAGTAGGAAGAATAGGGAAACAATCTGGAAGGAAAAGCGGGTGTTTTTTGCTACACCACAAGTGGTTGAGAATGATTTGAAGAGAGGTGTGCTTGATCCAAAAGAGATAATTTGCATCGTAATCGATGAAGCCCATCGAGGAATCGGCTCTTATGCATATGCGAATGTCGTGCAGTTTATAGACAGATTCAACACCTCTTATAGGGTGTTAGCTTTGACAGCAACCCCAGGGGCCACTTTGGAGAATGTCCAAGAAGTGGTCGACAAACTAAACATATCAAAGATCGAGCTTAGAACGGAGGAGAGCGCCGACGTTCTGCGCTACATGAAGGAGAAacacaaagaaaagataaCCGTTGGTCTATCGATGGAAATAGAAGACATTATAGAACAGCTTGGAATTGCGATCATGCCCGTATTGAAACAGGCAATTGAACTGGAGATATACGATCATTGTGCACCATCGCAGATCAACGCGTTTGTCGCAATGCAAAAGAGCCAAAAGATCATCACCAATCCATCTATACCTGAAGGTATAAAATGGCGAGATTTTTTCATTCTACAGTTACTGAACCACATGGGCCagatgttgaagagaattAAAATATACGGGATCCGAACGTTTTACAGTTATTTCAAGAACAAATATAACGAATTCACCACGAAATATAACCTGGGGAAGTCAACGAATAAGATTGCTGCCTCGTTTTACTACCATCCGATTTTGAGGACCCTTAGGAAACAATGCGACGCATATTTAGAGGATCCCAAATTTTTGGGTCACGACAAACTACAACATATAAGAGACGAGTTAGCCGAGTTTTTCAGTGAGGGGAATGCAACAATGTCCAGGGTGATTATTTTTACAGAGTTGAGAGAAAGCGCCTTGGAAATTGTAAAATGTGTTGATGCAATGGATGACCATCATATAAGACCACATATCTTCATCGGGCAAGCGAGAGCAAAAGAAGGGTTTGACGATGTAGAATTTAAACGGAAAAATCAACCAAAGGGAAGGAAGAAGGTCGATAGACTGAAGCGacaagaggaggatgcGGAAATCGAACGCGAAagacagaagaagaaagatcAAGAGAAACTGGAGAGAAGTGCCAGCAGAACGGGAAGTTCAGAAGATGCACAGATCAATGGTATGACacaaaaacagcagaagGACATCATCCACAGGTTTAAACAGGGAGAATACAACGTTCTAATCTGTACATCtattggagaagaagggCTGGACATTGGAGAGGTCGATTTGATTATTTGCTACGACACCACGAGCAGCCCtatcaaaaatattcaaagaatggGGAGAACAGGTAGAAAAAGACACGGGCGAATTATGCTGTTGTTTAGCAGCAATGAGGAACGTAAATTCGAAAAAGCTATGGAGGACTATTCCAACTTGCAGAAATTGATTGGACAAAACTACATTACGTACAAAAAATCTGACCGAATTTTACCTCCAGAAATCACACCGCGCTGTGTAGAGGAGTTCATCCCAATCAACGAACAGAATGAAGAAGTTAGTCATATGGGAGATACTGACGAGGTTATTCGTTACGCTACACAATGCATGTTAGGAAAGAAACCAAAGctaaaagaaaagaagaaggtgaagaaaCCGGAACCGCCAAAATCAATTAAACGATTCTTTATGCCCAGCAATGTCGAGACAGGTATAGTCCCAGCGTCTAACCTGGTGGAGAAATGCGTCATAGACAGTACcggcaaaaaaattgtagTTGATGGCAAGATAAATAATGTGACAAGAGAGCCCgtcaaagaaataaaaaccGAGGGTACCAGACGAATTGTTGATCTGATTGCAGAGGATTCCATCTCCGATAACGATGTAGATCTACATGCCATAGACGACGCCAATTTGAAAAAGCGCAATGTGTGCAAGCCGTCTACCACGGTGGacaaaaagaggaaaataCAACAACAGCCGACAGCCCCCTCCAAAGGCGAAGAGCTGACAGCTATAAAGTCTCCGCAAAGTTTACCCCGTGAGCTTCCAGTCTTGACACCTTCAGAGagagaatattttgagaCCCACTACCGTCCGGAAGCCTCTGTATCCATCGACTTGGTACCGCACTTAGATTTTGCTACCAAAACGGGCCAAGTAGGccattcttctttggtgTCTAGTATTATCTCACTTGCAAGCCGCCTTAAAAATAATGACCGATCCACTGTCATCGACATGAATCGTACCAAATGCATTGCAAGAGGCCTACAAAGTGGTGTCGTAAAAGAGGACAACTCTGAATTATCCATTATGGATGAACCCAATTCATCAGCAAGCTTTCCCAATACCTCCGTAGTCACTGGGAGCCAGCTGATGGCTGATAAGAAGCCACTAGACAAAACAACGCAGGCAATACTGGATCAACTTCTGGATTCCGATTCCGATTTAGAATTGTGA
- the NAS2 gene encoding Nas2p (similar to Saccharomyces cerevisiae NAS2 (YIL007C); ancestral locus Anc_7.130) produces the protein MTVSAELPEPHALLTNRQIDSSLTDRISRFREIPLAELMELKRNVESELDKLYTTLHDQGIGMDTPLITPNGFPRADIDVLEVRLVRRNINMLKNDLNNLMERLHALLNAHFSNDQNAAGGSQLREDAMDIDYTVPFALITEIAPNGPVHLAGINNGDKLISCGVIHAANHSRLKNLQNEVINNENKTLKIRILSTNQQIMDLQLTPTRNWNGRGLLGCRLQEL, from the coding sequence ATGACTGTTTCTGCGGAACTTCCAGAACCACATGCACTCCTAACCAATAGGCAAATCGATTCGTCATTGACTGATCGTATTTCCAGATTTCGAGAGATCCCTCTTGCTGAACTCATGGAACTGAAGCGTAATGTTGAGAGTGAGTTGGATAAACTCTATACGACGTTACACGACCAAGGTATTGGAATGGACACACCATTGATAACACCAAATGGGTTTCCCAGGGCAGATATCGATGTTCTGGAGGTAAGACTAGTGAGGCGGAATATCAACATGCTGAAAAACGACTTAAACAACCTTATGGAGAGGCTACATGCATTACTCAATGCGCACTTCAGTAATGATCAAAACGCTGCCGGAGGATCCCAGTTACGAGAAGACGCCATGGATATCGATTACACTGTTCCCTTTGCATTGATAACAGAGATTGCTCCCAACGGGCCCGTTCATCTTGCAGGGATTAATAACGGGGATAAACTCATCTCTTGTGGTGTTATACACGCTGCCAATCACAGTAGGTTGAAAAATCTACAAAACGAGGTGATCAATAACGAGAATAAGACGTTGAAAATCAGAATACTGTCGACGAACCAGCAGATCATGGATTTGCAACTGACTCCTACTCGAAATTGGAATGGGAGGGGATTGTTAGGCTGCCGATTACAAGAATTGTAG
- the YIA6 gene encoding NAD+ transporter (similar to Saccharomyces cerevisiae YEA6 (YEL006W) and YIA6 (YIL006W); ancestral locus Anc_7.133), whose amino-acid sequence MAPDDNDITGSGNISHNNYLAPTDLPVCNETVINDVVAQSIRNDFENLRIDSARENTYLEGAGSSKDKKISRISLNDAKVTAVSGALAGFISGIMVCPLDVTKTRLQAQGLQAATENPYYKGIFGTMSTIVKDEGVRGLYKGLVPIILGYFPTWMIYFSVYEYSKNVYPKLFPYSDFISHSCSAITAGAVSTTVTNPIWVIKTRLMLQTNAQDQLTHYKGTLDAFRCIWRQEGLRAFYTGLVPSLLGLFHVAIHFPVYEKLKIHFRCYSIARDSKGQQYYTINLPNLIMASSVSKMVASVLTYPHEILRTRMQLKADLPTNIHHKLLPMIRNTYKYEGWRAFYSGFTANILRTVPASAITLVSFEYVRNNMPKADV is encoded by the coding sequence ATGGCCCCTGATGATAACGATATTACAGGGTCCGGAAATATATCCCACAATAATTACTTAGCTCCCACAGACCTTCCTGTTTGTAACGAAACAGTAATCAATGACGTTGTTGCACAGAGCATAAGAAACGACTTTGAGAACCTTCGAATAGACAGTGCCAGAGAAAACACCTATCTTGAGGGTGCGGGCTCGAGTAAAGATAAGAAGATCTCCAGGATCAGTTTGAACGATGCGAAGGTGACGGCCGTGTCTGGCGCCTTAGCAGGGTTTATTTCTGGCATAATGGTCTGTCCATTGGATGTTACAAAGACTAGATTGCAAGCGCAGGGGTTGCAAGCAGCCACTGAAAACCCGTATTATAAAGGTATATTCGGGACAATGTCTACTATAGTGAAAGATGAAGGTGTGAGAGGACTTTACAAAGGTCTTGTACCTATAATATTAGGGTACTTCCCCACCTGGATGATTTACTTCTCAGTTTACGAGTACTCGAAAAATGTCTACCCGAAATTGTTCCCATACTCGGACTTTATATCGCATTCGTGCTCTGCAATAACTGCAGGTGCGGTGTCCACTACGGTCACAAATCCGATATGGGTGATCAAGACGCGATTAATGCTACAAACAAATGCGCAGGATCAATTAACACATTACAAGGGCACGCTGGATGCATTCAGGTGCATATGGAGACAAGAGGGATTGCGAGCCTTCTATACGGGGCTGGTACCGTCTCTTTTGGGGCTATTCCATGTGGCAATTCATTTTCCCGTGTACGAAAAGCTAAAGATACACTTTCGTTGCTACTCCATAGCAAGAGACTCCAAGGGCCAGCAGTACTACACCATCAATTTACCGAATCTGATAATGGCGTCATCTGTGTCCAAAATGGTTGCATCCGTACTGACGTACCCACACGAGATTCTAAGAACGAGAATGCAATTAAAGGCTGATTTACCGACTAATATTCATCACAAACTGTTGCCCATGATTCGCAACACTTATAAATACGAGGGGTGGCGAGCCTTCTACTCCGGATTTACCGCAAACATACTACGGACCGTCCCTGCATCGGCCATTACTCTTGTGTCGTTTGAATACGTTAGAAATAACATGCCCAAAGCAGATGTCTGA
- the EPS1 gene encoding protein disulfide isomerase EPS1 (similar to Saccharomyces cerevisiae EPS1 (YIL005W); ancestral locus Anc_7.134): protein MFFPQVLAVFILSLLCQASQEIDDKYAGFPKPLTEENFKLELANGLHVVEFFSPYCSHCKQLEPKWKEAWLQMKDEGEKLGITLNQIDCVASGDLCVDEDIEYFPTLRLYGPNGFIKNYPASGKRNVASIVDFAKTEAINPDNLETLTNKSESRLIDDAEFVEMISGEAAEPYFVSFWPTETMDDFDSYSKFIGCENCSPFQRTWMLLSNRLLKYGIKSAHLNCAAHQQLCSKLGFDKLLKFDDEYAERHPRVALVLPNKTTNNLFVYDDGFTADVTPYEAFAKSIYTNNKPKSITNKQLEEMMYYKLDFSSEAYIPLNSQKIHLVFSYDPKTVVSEDFEIFEYLLHSLSRVPNVELRTSQENVMTLVRDGYEEFYSDINRYNRDSKRVLDEAFFTLTTLTQSPTFVLFKDGDVVPHVFHGYSTTEMRNPDLIMSWVMEHSKPLISKVDHTNVEELTRTNPEIYDSLTLLCVDTSDKESQKQSTESLDKFLAGYHDFEDTRMKFMFEKILNRRGRKQEIIKGLRDKNTEIDKIVGAMRIEIVHEDDRKTLLGYVDVSDVDDLLARLQVDANVARRSVGDVFIIDTKNKKLIYEDVSQSTLNSTPNNLRDTLISINIPEKADSEAPHGVPIRIFAVQNRRSSGLSFRLGHFVLLALIIIVTWKGAVFLKHLKINRIYKAKRNTTGLLGTTTYEKKNFQD, encoded by the coding sequence ATGTTTTTCCCACAGGTGCTTGCTGTATTTATATTATCGCTTTTATGCCAAGCCAGTCAAGAGATTGATGACAAATATGCCGGGTTCCCCAAACCTCTTACTGAGGAGAACTTCAAGTTGGAGCTGGCCAATGGTTTGCACGTAGTGGAGTTTTTTAGCCCCTACTGCTCACACTGTAAGCAATTAGAACCCAAATGGAAGGAGGCCTGGTTGCAGATGAAGGATGAGGGCGAGAAACTGGGCATTACACTCAACCAGATCGATTGTGTAGCGAGCGGTGATCTGTGTGTCGATGAGGACATCGAATATTTCCCCACTCTTCGACTATATGGGCCCAACGGGTTTATCAAAAATTATCCAGCTAGTGGGAAGAGGAACGTGGCAAGTATCGTGGATTTCGCGAAGACTGAAGCGATCAACCCTGACAATCTAGAAACACTCACTAATAAAAGCGAAAGCAGGCTTATAGACGATGCCGAATTTGTGGAAATGATCTCCGGGGAGGCAGCCGAACCTTATTTTGTTTCATTCTGGCCCACAGAAACGATGGATGATTTTGATTCGTATTCCAAGTTTATTGGCTGCGAAAACTGTAGTCCGTTCCAAAGAACTTGGATGTTGCTGTCTAACAGATTGCTCAAGTATGGTATTAAATCTGCACATCTGAACTGTGCTgctcatcaacaactttgCAGCAAACTGGGATTTGACAAATTACTCAAGTTTGACGATGAATACGCGGAAAGACACCCAAGGGTTGCATTAGTATTACCTAACAAGACGACCAATAATCTATTTGTATATGACGATGGATTTACTGCAGACGTTACCCCATACGAGGCCTTTGCAAAGAGTATTTACACCAATAACAAACCCAAGTCGATAACCAATAAGCAGTTGGAGGAGATGATGTACTATAAACTAGATTTTTCGAGTGAAGCGTACATTCCTTTGAACTCGCAAAAGATACATTTGGTGTTCTCCTATGACCCCAAAACGGTGGTATCCGAAGATTTCGAGATATTCGAGTATCTGCTCCACTCGCTGTCAAGAGTGCCCAACGTTGAACTCCGCACATCCCAAGAGAATGTTATGACGTTGGTTCGTGATGGGTATGAAGAATTTTACAGTGATATCAACCGTTACAACAGGGACTCCAAACGGGTGTTAGACGAGGCATTCTTCACTCTAACTACACTTACTCAGTCTCCAACTTTTGTTCTATTCAAGGACGGAGATGTTGTCCCTCACGTTTTCCATGGGTACTCTACAACGGAGATGAGGAACCCAGATTTGATCATGTCTTGGGTCATGGAGCATTCGAAGCCACTTATCAGCAAAGTCGATCACACCAATGTTGAGGAGCTTACGAGGACGAATCCTGAGATATACGATTCGTTGACATTGCTCTGTGTCGATACCTCTGACAAAGAGTCTCAGAAGCAAAGTACGGAAAGTTTGGATAAGTTCTTGGCCGGATACCATGATTTTGAAGACACAAGAATGAAGTTCATGTTCGAGAAGATCCTTAATAGACGAGGCAGAAAGCAGGAGATTATAAAGGGTTTGCGGGACAAAAACACAGAAATTGACAAGATAGTAGGTGCAATGAGAATTGAGATTGTGCACGAGGACGACCGGAAGACCTTACTAGGCTATGTGGACGTTAGTGACGTCGATGACCTGTTAGCCAGATTGCAAGTGGATGCAAATGTTGCCCGCCGTAGCGTTGGAGATGTCTTTATAATTGACacgaagaacaagaagcTGATCTACGAGGACGTTTCACAAAGCACTTTGAACAGCACTCCAAATAATCTTCGCGACACCTTGATATCTATTAATATTCCGGAAAAGGCAGACTCTGAGGCCCCTCATGGGGTCCCCATTCGTATTTTTGCCGTTCAAAACAGGCGGTCCAGTGGATTGTCATTCAGACTAGGCCACTTCGTGCTATTAGCCCTGATCATCATAGTGACGTGGAAGGGTGCCgtctttttgaaacacTTGAAGATCAACAGAATCTACAAAGCGAAGAGGAACACGACGGGACTCCTGGGTACCACTACTtacgagaagaaaaacttCCAGGATTGA
- the BET1 gene encoding Bet1p (similar to Saccharomyces cerevisiae BET1 (YIL004C); ancestral locus Anc_7.135), with amino-acid sequence MNSSYAEGTLYQRDQSRTQLFGSRDNVNSDPPSSAYDTKSTMDYSQSRLAQLESQSEEHMGLMNQKVKALKSLSLRMGDEIRGSNQTLTNLGHTFEGTTAKLKNTFTNMMTMAGKSRITIKMWLAIFSIVGLLFFWVWVH; translated from the exons ATGAATTCAAG TTATGCAGAGGGGACACTTTATCAGCGGGATCAGAGCAGAACACAGCTGTTTGGCTCGAGGGACAATGTGAATTCTGATCCACCATCTTCCGCATACGATACGAAATCGACGATGGATTATTCACAGAGTAGGCTTGCGCAACTGGAGTCGCAGAGCGAGGAGCATATGGGGTTGATGAACCAGAAGGTCAAGGCTTTAAAGTCTCTGTCCCTGCGGATGGGGGATGAGATCCGGGGCAGCAATCAAACTCTCACCAATCTAGGCCACACATTCGAGGGCACAACAGCCAAGCTCAAGAACACGTTCACTAACATGATGACGATGGCCGGTAAATCTCGAATCACGATCAAGATGTGGCTTGCTATATTCTCCATCGTAGGGCTCTTATTCTTTTGGGTGTGGGTTCATTGA
- the KNAG0E03580 gene encoding uncharacterized protein (similar to Saccharomyces cerevisiae YIL002W-A; ancestral locus Anc_7.141): MTSDGVDGKNVETRNFAEALKMIQEGEKTATSVEHKLDAVEGVINGMLSQVKDLTSGKLGSAKGDEPRRRDDLPDF; the protein is encoded by the coding sequence ATGACGAGTGATGGTGTAGACGGGAAGAACGTGGAGACGAGGAACTTTGCTGAAGCGTTGAAGATGATCCAGGAGGGCGAAAAGACGGCGACGAGCGTCGAGCACAAGTTGGACGCCGTCGAGGGCGTGATCAACGGCATGCTCAGCCAGGTGAAGGACTTGACCAGCGGCAAACTGGGGAGTGCAAAGGGGGACGAACCCAGGCGGCGCGACGATCTGCCCGATTTCTGA